In Diabrotica undecimpunctata isolate CICGRU chromosome 9, icDiaUnde3, whole genome shotgun sequence, the DNA window attgaaataattTCATTGTTGTGTCCGTTATTACCCGCTGCTTGAGAAGCTACTAGCAATCGTAGTCTATCAATCAACTcattaaaatcatcaaaatatttGTATTCAATAGGATTTTTATTATAGGACATCAACGTCATTTTTCCACCATTTTTGGAAGATTTCAACGTTAATTTTCCACCACGTTTGGAAGACATTCCCCGCGTAAGCACACCTGATGGTATTGAACCAGATCTAGGACGTATGGGTTCAATTAAGTTAGGTTTTACTATGTAGAGCCACTTGTCTTTTATATCGTTTGGAAATGTACGAATAGGTAAAGCCCTATTATTATTCCTACGGTAAGCATTAGTCGGTTCTATAATATCAACATAGTAGCTTATGTCTTGCTCAGTATACGTAACaggtttttttaaaaataacaactCATAAATTCCGAGAGTACCCGGGTAACTCACTCCTTTTATTCCAATAGTAGACCCATCAAAGTAAATCTCTGAATCTCCAAtgaaaaactttttttctttAGGATCGTAGAATATACCCAAAATATGATCATATTTACCTGTCACATCACGCACCATTCCTTCAATAAAATCTCTTGGAAGTGGTGCTGTAAATTGATCAAAATAATCATGCGATACTTCAGGATCGGTTTGATAAAATTGTGAAATAGTATCATCTATAAATTCATTCAATTGTGTTCTGGATTCATAAGGTGTTTCAATCAAATTAGTGGGTTCTGTAGGGCGAGTGCTGGATCCTAATTGTGTGCTGCTTAGTTGAGGTGGTGGTGTCAAAAATGCTATTTTTCTAAAGGCGGATGGATCTCTCTTAATAGGACTTAAGTTTTTACTTCCAAGAAGTTCTTTTTCTGATTGTGGTGTAATAATTTCTTGTTTAACAGATGGTTGTTTTGTTTCCAATGCGGTAAGCAATTCTTTAATCGGTTTAGTAATGGGTGTATAGTTTTTTTCCAACTGTATTTGTGAATCAGTTATACCACTTTTTAAACGTTTATATTTTTGCTTCAAAGCTTGCCTACCTTTAATTAGTTGTTTAGCAAGCTGAGGATCCATTATAACTGAGGAAATATAAGTAAATTATAAAGCTTATATACTAATATACGCATCAAAACCTTTTCTATATCGACCAGATGATATTTGACAATCTTTGTCAATGgttagaaaaccaaatttatcttTCCAACAGTGAGAACACACATTTTTAAAATCTTGAAAGGACATATCAATATTTACATGATCATCATATATGTGTTTTAAATTTGTCATatcttgtttaaaaattattagaaaatttgcaTTATCTCTAATGAGTTGTTTAGGTATTGCTGAATAAGTTTGACATAAATAAAAAGCATCTGTGGATCTATGACGACCAAAGCAGTAGtaactttgaataattttttgattGCATGAACCTACATCATCAAATATGATaacagaattattttttatatcttccggAGCAATGATGTCGTCTACATTACCATATTCCTCATAACCTATTTCTTTAATCGGACTAATTAAAGTtcgcaaatatgcatattttggttGATGTAAACTTTTAGAATACACATAGATATTTTCAAATCTTAAACCATTAGGATGATCAATTAAAGATAACATAGCATTGGTTTTTCCTGAACCACTAGCCCCAACAATAAGACCTCTTTTAGAATCACCTCCAAACAAACAACCGTGTTTTCCCGTTTTAAATTCATCGTTATTATCATGATTTTCAATAGGTAAACGATTCTTTTGTTGAATGATCTTCATAACGTTCAAGTGATAACTGATAGTATAAATaggttgtaatatatatatataagtaccaTAATGGTAAAACGTGCGAAAGTGAAAACACGTCGTATAGGAAAAGGATTAGTCAACAGTCTCATTAACAAACTTCCATTCGAAGCACATATACCTGGATACCGATTTTGTGGTCCTGGAACTCACTTGCAGCAAAGATTAGAGAGAGGGGACGAAGGAATTAATGCATTAGACGCTGCGTGTAAAACACACGACATTGCGTATTCACAACATAAAAATTTAAGTGAAAGACACGAAGCAGATAAAATCTTGGAAAATAAAGCTTGGGAACGGGTAAAATCAAAAGACGCTAAGCTAGGTGAAAAGATTGCAGCTTGGTTTGTAACGACAGCAATGAAAGGTAAACGTAAATTGGGTATGGGATtttctaaaaaaccaaaaaaaggaggtgcgttgaaaaaaaaaaagaaacgcaTTATTCGAGCTCCCAAGAAAGGTGGTTTTTTACCATTGTTGTTACCATTGCTCGGAGCGTTAGGAGCTGTTGGGGGAGGTGCAGCTGGAATTGCCAAGGCGGTTAATGATGCCAAAGCCGACCGCGAAAAACTTGCTGAACAACAAAGGCATAATTTGGTAATGGAACAAACGGCAAAAAAAGGAGCGGGTTTTTATTTAAGACCATACAAATAAAACGTCGCGGCAAAGGTTTCCGTTTAAAGCCGTATTCAAGAAACTCCCGGTAAAGCTACCTAAACGAGCAATGACTGATGTAGATCTTGTTAAATATGCTGGTTTGTTACATATTCCTCATTTTCGTGGAGTTTTTATGCGTGATTCTGTACCTCATGTAATACGAAAACATGAATCAGGTATAGTAAACCACGATACTAAAGACGGAAATGGTACACATTGGACTGCATATGCTAAACAAGATACGGTAATTACTTATTTTGATAGTTATGGAAATTTACCTCCTTCTTCTGAATTAGTACGATATTTTAAAAGTAATGGAAACGTTACTATAGTATATAACTATGATGTCattcaaaattttaattcttttaattgtGGTCAAAactgtttaagatttttatttaattactataattaatcaTTGAGCATCATTTATACTTGAACCATCATGTCAGTCACATTCACCCTTACTGGAGAATCATCAATTCTCAGTGATGATTACAATCCTCCCATTTATCTTGATGAGAATTTCAATTATGAAATTGGTGTTGCAAATTTCGACACTTTTAACAGTATTCCAAATGTTGATAtatataataatgtttttgtGTGGGGTAAAAACAGCGAGTTTACCTTTAAAATTCCTGTAGGTGCCTACGAAGTTGatgatattattaaaattattaaaaatgaaatgatTCAAGCATAATTAGTATGAAACCcgatataaatacaaatagaatTAGTATTAAAAGTAGTGATTGGATTAATTTTGATGTTGATAATTCTATAGGAAGTTTACTAGGTTTCGATAGAGTTAAACTTACACCAAATAAACTTCATCTATCCACGAATgtggtaaatattttaaaagttaatacTATCTGTATTGATTGTAATATTGCTGTTGGATCTTTTTTAAATGGAAAGGCTGTGCAtattattcatcaattttttcctcAAGTTCCTAATGGGTATAAAATAGTCGAGCAACCGTTAACCATCTTGTATTATCCTGTAAGCAACAAGACGATAAGCAACATAACTGTACGAGTTTTAGATCAACAAGAAAATTTGGTTAATTTTAATAAAGAGACAATTACTGTTCGGCTACATCTTAGAAAAATTGAGTAAAATGGTTTTGCAGTTTCATCGAAGTAATTATCCCAAACATTCCTATAAAAGACGTCATCTCATTAAAACAATTAGTAGAAGGATAACATCTAAGCTGTTAACATCTCAAAATCGTAAATTTTTGAAATCACTTGGTTATCaagttttaatataatggaaatgtTACACGTGTTGGGTCAACCTTTTAGCGATACAACTATTGAAGATTATCAGTATCACACTTATCAACCATATACatcaaatttaaactataatgaTGAAATTAGAATTCCTATCCAAGATCTAGACGCTTATACTTTACCATGTAACAGCTATATTTACATTGAAGGTCAAATGTTAACCGATAAAAATCAGGTTCCAACAAAATTTCAATTTATTAATAACGgtatttcatatttatttagaGAATTAAGGTATGAGTTAAACGGTGTTATAATTGATTCTGTACGAAATATTGGTTTAATTTcaactttgaaaaattatttgTCTCTTAATGAAAATCAGAGTAAACTATTACAAAATGCTGGATGGTTTCCAAAAGGAGATAAACTGGTAATTGATAACCATGGGAATTTTAACGTATGCATACCGTTAAAAATTTGGTCCGGATTTTTCgaagattttcaaaaaattataataaacatgaGGCAAGAATTAGTCTTAATACGAGACAAAGATGATATTGATGCTATTATTGCTACAGATGaaacagaaaaaccaaaaatTGCAATTAATAAACTATATTGGAATGTACCTCATATTTTACCTAATATTAGCGAACAATTGCGATTAAACAAAATAGTTCGTAGTAACATAGAACTACCTATTAAATTTAGAAGTTGGGAGTTGGTTGAGTATCCCACTTTAAATAATTCAACACGTCATACTTGGCCAGTAAAAACAACTACAAAGCTAGAAAGTCCTCGACACATTGTAGTGGCTTTCCATGATGGTCGAAAAGGAAAAATGCTGAAAGATATGAGTAAATTTGATCACTGCAATCTAACAAATATCCGTATGTTTCTTAATTCGGAGCGATATCCTTATCAAGATCTCAACTTAGATTTTGACACTAACCGTTTTGCAACGTTGTatgaaatgtttgccaatttccaAGAATCTTATTATCATATTCAAACTAATCAACCAATATTTAGtccagaagaatttaaaaagaaTGCCCCTATAGTACATACTGATTGTtcaagacaaaaagaaataattcaaagtGGCTCTGTTGTTTTGAGAATAGAATTTGAAACTAGTAAATCTGTAGGAAACAATGTTTCCGCTTATTGCTTGATATTACATGAAAAAGAATTCTCTTACAATCCTTTAACTAAAATTGTGAGACAGCAATAAAAGGTCTGCATCATAGTCAAAATGTTAGTTGTTAAAATGAATCTGGTAATAGACGTTCAAGGGTTTAAGATAGAAAataacaaatttgtagtgaaagaACTTGCTGCTTTTAATGGAACACAAATTTGTCATTATGTATTCAAGTCTCCGTTTCCCATTAGAATGTTGTCTTCCGATTTACACAGACAGGCAACTTGGTTAACAAGAAATCATCACTGCATTGATTGGAATTTTGGTTTTACACccctttatcattttgcaaatattttaaaggatattACACAAAACGCTAATGCAGTTTACGTCAAAGGTttggaaaagaaaaattatttaaaaaaatacattactgTTCCTTTATACGAATTGGATGAACAACCATCATTAGAAGTTAAGGAACCTGCTTGTTTTTATCATAATAGTGAAAAATGTATTTGTGCTTTATCTAATGTATTTTGGTtgtataatacttttttaatgcaaaaataaaaatatatattacattatttttgttttatttcttagttataaatattgtaaaacaaaCAACCAATTAGTActaaaataatttattcaaaCAAAAATTACATAGTATACGGTTTAATTTTTCTGCGAAATTTACTTAAGTGTAGTTTACTAAATGATTTAAACATTATTTGCTTGTTTtcgaattgttttattttttcttttagttctttaatttttttcataaattccTCCAATTCTTGTTTAAACGATATGTTGTGTTGGAATgaaaactacaaaataaaatatattatttatttattgtatttacaTTAATTTACAGTATCTACCCCCTCATCTTCAAAACAGTGTTTGGGTAGAACATCTTTGAGTTGATGTAAAAAATCGGTCAGccctagtttttttattttttttaaaaagcaaCACATGCATATTACATCAGTTAAATAATCTTCGCAGATTCTGGCTCCCGTTACTGTCCAGATACTGTTTAACTTATATTACGACGAACTAAATGTTACTAAAGATCACTTTTACAATCCTCAATTTATGTAGTTTACATTTTAAACACTGCGCATGCCTAAGTTGCTGCGTAGAGGTGACCTtgatttacataaataaaaagtaagtaCATTTGATGTTTAAGAACATTAACAGGTTAATAGCAATGGATTGTTGTCACAAAGCTAAATTAATGGCTCAACATCCGAGAAAACCTTTGTACAAGTTTACTGAAGCAGAATTAGAAAACTTTACCCTACCATACTTTAGAAAATGTGTGGAACCGTTGGAATTACTTCGATCTTGGTATAAATTACCCACAAAAGCAGTTCAAGATTTTGAAGTTCAGACTCGTCTGCCATGTTTTGTACATTTTAATCGTCCCGAGTGGAGAACAGAGCTTGAAGGTACAGCACCGGCCCAATCCAGTTGTCATTTATGTAAGTCTGcgcttgaaaatttaaaaaacatgtataacagtgtaataaataattaagaaggtattatttttttaaaaagagttTTATTATACTAATAACCTATCCTAACCTTGACTGTCACCCTGACTTGGAACTAGATCATGACATGACCTTTAATGTCATTCACGTGACCTTGAACCTGATCTTTTCGTGACCTTGAACTTGACTTTAACAGGGCCTTTAATTTGACCTTTACGTGACCTTGACCTCGGCCTTAACCTTTGCGTGGCCTTGACCTTTACGCGGTCTTGACATTCACATGACCTTGACCTTGATCTTCTCGTGACCTTGAACTTGATTTTAACAGGACCTTCAATTTGACCTTTACGTGACCTTGAAAGTAACCTTCGCGTGACCTTGAACTTGATTGACCTTGATTAAAACCGGTTTCCCCCACCACATTTTGCACCAGCTTTGGTATAGAATATCTACTATCTGTCGAATCTCGAGTTCTGGCAAACCAAAATCTGCCGAATCATGACAAGCTCTCATAACACAAAACATAACCAAAAATAGGAAAAAGAGTCTAAGAAACTCAATGGATTTCGTTAGCGCATATCTTGTTTCAATAAAATGCTGCAGAAATTGAGTTTTAGCATGCAATAAAAATTATACTTACAATTAGTTGTAATATTAGTAATTTGAGCACAACACAATAAAATGTACAACAGCTACACGTGCTTTCAAAATTAGACAGCAGCTCGCAACGGTTAGTGGCACATATAGAAGCCAGTTGTATCTTATTTTGGAGGGGGCAGGGCAAGTGGCTTCTAGAAGCCACTTGCCACTAGAAGTAATAGCTATTACGGATCATAATCACTTGAATTTACGTGGCTTAATGAACTGTACTGTAAGTGGCTTCTATTATTGCCACTAACTGTTAAAGGGTTAAATAGCAAATATTATACCGATTATCTGTTATCAAGGTTTAATTTTCAGATTATAGATAACAACCTCAGATGAAATTATACATTTGAAATGAtcgttgttaaaaatttttatttttctatctataTCGGCTTTGTGTGATAAAAGTTAAAAAAGGACATTTTTGAATAAGAAGCCTCCGTGTAAGGCAACATTATTGTTTTTCTTGACATATTTCGTATGAGTAAATAGTGGCTTACAGCAAAATGGTATATAAGTCATCATTCATGGAAATATCATTCATTTT includes these proteins:
- the LOC140450881 gene encoding uncharacterized protein, with the translated sequence MEMLHVLGQPFSDTTIEDYQYHTYQPYTSNLNYNDEIRIPIQDLDAYTLPCNSYIYIEGQMLTDKNQVPTKFQFINNGISYLFRELRYELNGVIIDSVRNIGLISTLKNYLSLNENQSKLLQNAGWFPKGDKLVIDNHGNFNVCIPLKIWSGFFEDFQKIIINMRQELVLIRDKDDIDAIIATDETEKPKIAINKLYWNVPHILPNISEQLRLNKIVRSNIELPIKFRSWELVEYPTLNNSTRHTWPVKTTTKLESPRHIVVAFHDGRKGKMLKDMSKFDHCNLTNIRMFLNSERYPYQDLNLDFDTNRFATLYEMFANFQESYYHIQTNQPIFSPEEFKKNAPIVHTDCSRQKEIIQSGSVVLRIEFETSKSVGNNVSAYCLILHEKEFSYNPLTKIVRQQ